A part of Amycolatopsis lurida genomic DNA contains:
- a CDS encoding NUDIX hydrolase, which produces MTKIRPLALGVIRRGEDLLVFEGRDHAKGETYHRPLGGGIEFGETAAEALHREFQEELAAELTSVEQIAVLENVFTYEGRPGHEIVFLFTADLTDKAFYERDEVGVVLDDGARVHWLPMSDVASGKAILYPDGLAALLSAQH; this is translated from the coding sequence ATGACGAAGATCCGCCCGCTCGCGCTCGGGGTCATCCGCCGCGGCGAAGACCTTCTCGTGTTCGAAGGCCGTGACCACGCCAAAGGCGAGACCTACCATCGCCCGCTCGGCGGCGGGATCGAGTTCGGGGAGACCGCCGCCGAGGCGTTGCACCGCGAATTCCAGGAGGAACTCGCGGCGGAGCTGACCTCGGTCGAGCAGATCGCCGTGCTGGAGAACGTGTTCACCTACGAAGGCAGGCCAGGGCACGAGATCGTGTTCCTGTTCACCGCCGACCTGACCGACAAGGCCTTCTACGAGCGCGACGAGGTCGGCGTGGTGCTCGACGACGGCGCGCGCGTGCACTGGCTGCCGATGTCCGACGTGGCGAGTGGCAAGGCGATCCTGTACCCGGACGGACTCGCGGCCCTCCTTTCAGCGCAGCACTGA
- a CDS encoding NIPSNAP family protein — MTDSPEFQSVVELRRYTLHPGRRDELIELFEREFVESQEACGMRLFGLFREPAEPDKFVWLRGFRDMEARRAALEAFYHGPVWREHGPAANETMIDASDVLLLRPSGPGFPDPDGAGDSRVLVTVCHPAVPVKEFSAYFADHVAPVLRESGLDTFGHFETEPAENTFPRLPVRENESVFVWFTKSTEEHRELLDRTGAELAGKLERPWQQRELTPTTRSVLR, encoded by the coding sequence ATGACCGATTCCCCCGAGTTCCAGTCCGTCGTCGAGCTGCGCCGGTACACGCTGCACCCCGGCCGCCGGGACGAGCTGATCGAGCTCTTCGAGCGCGAGTTCGTGGAGAGCCAGGAAGCCTGCGGCATGCGCTTGTTCGGCCTCTTCCGCGAGCCGGCGGAGCCGGACAAGTTCGTGTGGCTGCGCGGTTTCCGGGACATGGAGGCGAGGCGGGCCGCGCTCGAAGCGTTCTACCACGGGCCCGTGTGGCGAGAGCACGGCCCGGCGGCGAACGAGACGATGATCGACGCCTCGGACGTCCTGCTGCTGCGCCCGTCCGGGCCGGGGTTCCCCGATCCGGACGGCGCCGGCGATTCCCGGGTGCTGGTGACGGTGTGCCATCCGGCCGTCCCGGTCAAGGAGTTCTCCGCGTACTTCGCGGACCATGTGGCGCCCGTCCTGCGGGAATCCGGCTTGGACACGTTCGGCCACTTCGAAACGGAGCCCGCGGAGAACACCTTTCCCCGCCTTCCCGTGCGGGAGAACGAGTCGGTGTTCGTCTGGTTCACGAAGTCCACGGAAGAACACCGCGAACTCCTCGACCGGACAGGTGCCGAACTGGCGGGCAAACTCGAACGCCCTTGGCAACAACGGGAACTGACACCGACCACGCGGTCAGTGCTGCGCTGA
- a CDS encoding alpha/beta fold hydrolase, which yields MSDGIVIDRTNNTVHISRTYAAGVDRAWWAWTDAEAIGRWWGPRGWAATVYEMDVRPGGRWRFQIAPEDGSAAAVRSVATYTVVEPCAELAYEDAFADEAWRLDGTDTFPTTVTFAAAGTGCTVDVCAVFADGAALQRAVEQQMADGYLEALERLDNVLNTPTDTTDGEPTMDTITSADGTTIAYEKTGSGPAIIVVSNVAEDHTSVAGLYTALAKDFTVLSFDRRGRGASGDPQPYDPAREIEDISALIDVLGGSAALASGSGGCGIVLDAASALGDKVTGLYLYEPPFIVDGSRPPVPADSVEHMEALVAAGKRSEAGEYFMSEVVGVPAEYLPMITQDPSWEKTKSYAHTYAYDGRIWRGLQDGTPLPTDRWSIDAPIAVAVGGNGEAFMRTGAEALAAILPNVTVLTLEDHDHSAFWMAPEPVAGQIRSFLLG from the coding sequence GTGTCCGACGGCATCGTGATCGACAGGACGAACAACACCGTCCACATCAGCCGCACCTACGCCGCGGGCGTCGACCGCGCCTGGTGGGCGTGGACCGACGCCGAGGCGATCGGTCGCTGGTGGGGCCCGCGGGGCTGGGCGGCCACCGTCTACGAGATGGACGTGCGCCCCGGCGGTCGCTGGCGGTTCCAGATCGCGCCGGAGGACGGGTCGGCCGCCGCGGTACGCAGTGTCGCCACGTACACCGTGGTGGAGCCGTGTGCCGAGCTGGCCTACGAGGACGCGTTCGCCGACGAGGCGTGGCGGCTCGACGGCACCGACACCTTCCCCACGACGGTCACCTTCGCCGCCGCCGGGACCGGCTGCACCGTCGACGTCTGCGCCGTTTTCGCCGACGGCGCCGCCCTGCAACGCGCTGTCGAACAGCAAATGGCCGATGGCTACCTCGAGGCGCTCGAACGGCTCGACAACGTACTGAACACCCCGACCGACACCACAGACGGAGAACCGACCATGGACACCATCACCTCGGCCGACGGCACCACCATCGCCTACGAAAAGACCGGCTCGGGTCCCGCGATCATCGTGGTCAGCAATGTCGCGGAGGACCACACCTCCGTCGCCGGCCTGTACACGGCGCTGGCCAAGGACTTCACCGTGCTCAGCTTCGATCGCCGCGGCCGCGGCGCCAGCGGCGACCCGCAGCCCTACGACCCCGCGCGCGAGATCGAGGACATCTCGGCGCTGATCGACGTCCTCGGCGGCTCCGCGGCCCTGGCCTCCGGATCCGGCGGATGCGGGATCGTGCTGGACGCGGCCAGCGCCCTGGGCGACAAGGTCACCGGCCTCTACCTCTATGAGCCTCCGTTCATCGTCGACGGCTCCCGGCCGCCGGTTCCCGCCGATTCCGTCGAGCACATGGAAGCGCTCGTCGCGGCGGGCAAGCGCAGCGAGGCAGGCGAATACTTCATGAGCGAGGTGGTCGGCGTCCCCGCCGAATACCTCCCGATGATCACGCAGGACCCGTCCTGGGAGAAGACGAAGTCCTATGCCCACACCTACGCCTACGACGGCCGGATCTGGCGCGGGCTCCAGGACGGCACGCCGTTGCCCACCGACCGCTGGAGCATCGACGCGCCGATCGCCGTCGCCGTCGGCGGCAACGGCGAGGCGTTCATGCGCACCGGCGCCGAGGCGCTGGCCGCGATCCTGCCGAACGTCACCGTGCTGACGCTGGAAGACCACGACCACAGTGCCTTCTGGATGGCCCCCGAGCCCGTCGCCGGCCAGATCCGCTCGTTCCTGCTCGGCTGA
- a CDS encoding ArsR/SmtB family transcription factor — protein MTATVQQRLAAISEPNRFRIVELLKEGPRPVGAIVDALGLGQPQVSRHLRLLAEADVVEMTKQAQQRIYRLHPEAMLLISDWVQGFAALWVGRMDRLGSLLDGDRAPEPNA, from the coding sequence ATGACCGCTACCGTGCAGCAGCGACTGGCGGCGATCTCGGAGCCGAACCGGTTCCGGATCGTCGAGCTGCTCAAAGAGGGGCCTCGGCCGGTCGGCGCCATCGTCGACGCGCTCGGCCTCGGCCAGCCGCAGGTGTCCCGGCACCTGCGGCTGCTCGCGGAGGCCGACGTGGTCGAAATGACCAAGCAGGCCCAGCAGCGGATCTACCGGCTGCACCCCGAAGCGATGCTTTTGATCAGCGACTGGGTGCAAGGTTTCGCGGCGCTGTGGGTGGGACGGATGGACCGTCTCGGCTCACTCCTCGACGGCGACCGCGCCCCCGAACCGAACGCGTGA
- a CDS encoding acyl-CoA dehydrogenase family protein, which produces MSSSPDPRDFLDLDAELTAEDRAMRDAVRSYAQDQLLPHVAEWYETGALPAAELAKGFGQLGLLGMHLEGYGCAGTSAVAYGIACRELEAVDSGLRSFVSVQGSLAMYAIHKWGTEEQKQEWLPRMAAGEALGCFGLTEPDAGSDPGSMRTRAVRDGSDWVLSGTKMWITNGTVADVAVVWAQTDEGVRGFVVPANTPGFTANEVKHKLSLRASLTAELVLDGVRLPDSAAFPEVRGLRGPLSCLNEARYGILFGVVGAARSCYESALEYTLSREQFGKPLAGFQLTQRKLADLVVEVNRAGLVALRIGRLKDAGTLHHNHVSFGKLANVRSALEVARTARAMLGANGISLEYPVMRHMSNLETVLTYEGTEEMHALSLGQSVTGLAAFR; this is translated from the coding sequence ATGAGCAGCAGCCCGGATCCGCGCGACTTCCTCGATCTCGACGCCGAGCTCACCGCCGAGGACCGGGCCATGCGTGATGCCGTGCGCTCCTACGCGCAGGACCAGCTCCTGCCCCACGTCGCCGAGTGGTATGAAACGGGCGCTCTGCCCGCCGCCGAGCTCGCCAAGGGGTTCGGGCAGCTCGGACTGCTCGGCATGCATCTGGAGGGTTACGGCTGCGCCGGGACCAGCGCCGTCGCCTACGGCATCGCCTGCCGGGAGCTGGAGGCCGTCGACTCCGGGTTGCGCAGTTTCGTCTCGGTGCAGGGCTCGCTGGCGATGTACGCGATCCACAAATGGGGCACCGAGGAGCAGAAGCAGGAGTGGCTGCCCCGGATGGCCGCCGGTGAGGCGCTCGGCTGCTTCGGCCTGACCGAACCGGACGCCGGCAGCGACCCCGGCAGTATGCGGACCCGCGCGGTGCGCGACGGCTCGGACTGGGTGCTGAGCGGTACGAAGATGTGGATCACCAACGGAACCGTCGCCGACGTCGCGGTCGTCTGGGCCCAGACCGACGAAGGCGTGCGCGGTTTCGTCGTCCCCGCGAACACGCCGGGCTTCACCGCGAACGAGGTCAAGCACAAGCTGTCGCTGCGGGCCTCGCTGACCGCGGAACTCGTGCTCGACGGCGTCCGCCTTCCCGATTCCGCGGCGTTCCCTGAGGTCAGGGGCTTGCGTGGACCGCTGTCCTGCCTGAACGAGGCGCGCTACGGGATCCTGTTCGGCGTCGTCGGCGCCGCCCGCTCCTGCTACGAGTCCGCGCTGGAGTACACGCTGAGCCGGGAACAGTTCGGCAAACCGCTTGCCGGGTTCCAGCTCACCCAGCGCAAGCTCGCCGATCTCGTCGTCGAGGTCAACCGCGCCGGGCTGGTCGCGCTGCGGATCGGACGCCTCAAGGACGCCGGGACGCTGCACCACAACCACGTCAGCTTCGGCAAGCTCGCCAACGTCCGCTCCGCACTGGAGGTCGCCAGGACCGCGCGCGCCATGCTCGGCGCCAACGGGATCTCGCTGGAGTACCCGGTGATGCGGCATATGTCGAATCTGGAAACCGTGCTGACCTACGAAGGCACCGAAGAGATGCACGCGCTCTCGCTCGGCCAGTCGGTCACCGGTCTGGCCGCCTTCCGCTGA
- the hisH gene encoding imidazole glycerol phosphate synthase subunit HisH, giving the protein MVILDYGSGNLRSAERAVQRVGADVEVTADPHAALEADGLVVPGVGAFSACMEGLRSVSGEKIIGKRLAGGRPVLGICVGMQILFERGVEHGVEAEGAGEWPGTVDKLEADVLPHMGWNTVRAPEDSRLFAGLDADTRFYFVHSYAARTWELDSGLAGQQPKVTWANHGQDFVAAVENGPLWATQFHPEKSGDAGAHLLRNWLKSLS; this is encoded by the coding sequence GTGGTGATCCTGGACTACGGGTCCGGCAACCTCCGCTCCGCCGAACGCGCCGTCCAGCGCGTCGGCGCCGACGTCGAGGTCACCGCCGACCCGCATGCCGCGCTCGAGGCCGACGGCCTGGTCGTCCCCGGAGTCGGTGCCTTCTCCGCCTGCATGGAAGGGCTGCGGTCGGTGTCGGGGGAGAAGATCATCGGCAAACGCCTCGCCGGCGGCCGCCCCGTGCTGGGCATCTGCGTCGGCATGCAGATCCTGTTCGAACGCGGTGTCGAGCACGGTGTGGAGGCCGAGGGTGCCGGTGAGTGGCCGGGCACGGTCGACAAGCTCGAGGCCGACGTCCTGCCCCACATGGGCTGGAACACCGTCCGTGCCCCGGAGGACTCGCGGCTGTTCGCCGGTCTGGACGCGGACACGCGGTTCTACTTCGTGCACTCCTACGCCGCGCGGACCTGGGAACTGGACTCCGGCCTCGCCGGGCAGCAGCCCAAGGTGACCTGGGCGAACCACGGCCAGGACTTCGTCGCCGCCGTCGAGAACGGGCCGCTCTGGGCGACCCAGTTCCACCCCGAGAAGTCCGGGGACGCCGGGGCGCACCTGCTGCGCAACTGGCTGAAGAGCCTGTCTTAG
- the priA gene encoding bifunctional 1-(5-phosphoribosyl)-5-((5-phosphoribosylamino)methylideneamino)imidazole-4-carboxamide isomerase/phosphoribosylanthranilate isomerase PriA yields the protein MTFTLLPAVDVADGQAVRLVQGEAGTETSYGSPLDAALAWQRDGAEWIHLVDLDAAFGKGSNRELLADVVAKLDVQVELSGGIRDDASLEAALATGARRVNLGTAALEDPEWTAKVVSSYGDRVAIGLDVRITEAGHRLSARGWTQDGGDLWEVLDRLDRDGAQRYVVTDVSKDGTLQGPNIDLLREVAARTDAPVIASGGVSSVDDLRALAALARDGVEGSIVGKALYAGAFTLPEALAAVAEF from the coding sequence GTGACTTTCACGCTCCTTCCCGCCGTTGATGTGGCCGATGGCCAGGCCGTGCGACTCGTCCAGGGCGAGGCCGGCACCGAAACCTCCTATGGCAGCCCGCTGGATGCGGCGCTCGCCTGGCAGCGCGACGGGGCGGAGTGGATCCATCTGGTGGACCTCGACGCCGCGTTCGGCAAGGGTTCCAACCGCGAACTGCTCGCCGACGTCGTGGCCAAGCTCGACGTCCAGGTGGAGCTGTCCGGCGGCATCCGCGACGACGCCTCGCTGGAGGCCGCGCTGGCCACCGGTGCCCGCCGGGTCAACCTCGGCACCGCGGCGCTGGAGGACCCGGAGTGGACCGCGAAGGTGGTCTCCTCCTACGGCGACCGCGTCGCCATCGGGCTGGACGTGCGGATCACCGAGGCCGGGCACCGGCTGTCCGCCCGCGGCTGGACGCAGGACGGCGGTGACCTCTGGGAGGTCCTCGACCGGCTCGACCGCGACGGCGCGCAGCGCTATGTCGTCACCGACGTGAGCAAGGACGGCACCCTCCAGGGGCCGAACATCGACCTGCTCCGCGAGGTCGCCGCCCGCACCGACGCGCCGGTCATCGCCTCCGGCGGTGTGTCCAGTGTGGACGATCTTCGCGCGCTGGCCGCGCTGGCCCGCGACGGTGTCGAGGGGTCCATCGTCGGCAAGGCGCTCTACGCCGGCGCGTTCACCCTGCCCGAGGCGCTCGCGGCCGTCGCGGAGTTCTGA
- a CDS encoding DUF1330 domain-containing protein, which translates to MTAYGLAHLRPAAVLAEEVFEYMERIQATLDPFGGRFLVHGAGVHVVEGEWPGALVLIEFPSLDAAREWYDSPAYREILPLRADHIPGDLILVEGCGPDHDSAALAASLRALQAA; encoded by the coding sequence ATGACCGCCTACGGACTCGCCCACCTTCGCCCCGCCGCCGTGCTGGCCGAAGAGGTCTTCGAGTACATGGAACGGATCCAGGCCACGCTCGATCCCTTCGGCGGCAGGTTCCTCGTGCACGGAGCCGGGGTTCACGTCGTCGAGGGGGAGTGGCCGGGGGCGCTCGTGCTCATCGAGTTCCCGAGTCTCGACGCCGCGCGGGAGTGGTACGACTCGCCCGCGTACCGGGAGATCCTGCCGCTGCGGGCCGACCACATCCCCGGCGACCTGATCCTGGTGGAGGGATGCGGGCCGGACCACGACTCGGCGGCGCTGGCGGCTTCGCTGCGGGCGTTGCAGGCCGCCTGA
- a CDS encoding PPOX class F420-dependent oxidoreductase, with product MGSEFERIAAEKYVVLTTFRKNGAPVPTPVWAAGDGGELVIWSERKAGKVKRIRNGGRVEVQACDFRGAKTHGDVVAGAARLLDLDETERVRKVIARKYGITGRVTMFFSRLRGPKDRTVGIAIKLAE from the coding sequence ATGGGATCGGAGTTCGAGCGGATCGCCGCCGAGAAGTACGTCGTCCTGACCACCTTCCGCAAGAACGGCGCCCCGGTGCCGACCCCGGTCTGGGCGGCGGGCGACGGCGGCGAACTGGTGATCTGGTCCGAGCGGAAGGCGGGCAAGGTCAAGCGCATCCGCAACGGCGGCCGCGTCGAGGTCCAGGCCTGCGATTTCCGCGGCGCCAAGACCCACGGCGACGTCGTCGCGGGTGCGGCGCGGCTGCTGGACCTCGACGAGACCGAACGCGTGCGCAAGGTGATCGCGCGGAAGTACGGGATCACCGGGCGGGTCACGATGTTCTTCAGCAGGCTGCGGGGGCCGAAGGACCGGACCGTGGGCATCGCGATCAAGCTGGCGGAGTAG